The Streptomyces sp. HUAS CB01 genome has a segment encoding these proteins:
- a CDS encoding MFS transporter, with translation MTAPTTESQAPTAPGGHPQRWLILGVICLAQLTVLLDNTVLGVAIPSLTRELDASTADIQWMINAYSLVQSGLLLTAGNAADRYGRRLMLVSGLVVFGVGSLAAGLAQTSGQLIAARAGMGIGGALLMTTTLAVVVQIFDDGERVRAIALWSTVSSLGFAAGPLIGGVMLDHFWWGAIFLVNIPVAVIGLVAVVALVPESRHKAGARPDLLGALLSTVGMTALVYAVITGPEHGWTSAQVVVPSLAGAVVLGAFALWELHTEHPMLDMHFFRNRRFVGAVAGAVLVAFGMTGSLFLLTQHLQFVLGHGPLEAGLRTAPLALTVVVLNLTGLGARLLSRIGTPATIALGMGLVAAGLAAIAVLGGRHGYGGTLLGLVVMGAGVALSMPAMANAVMSAIPAEKAGVGAGINGTLAEFGNGLGVAVLGAVLNSRFASLVAVPAASLPAALAAAEGPADRARIEDAFASSLQTGQLVGAVAVLAGGLVAALLLRRAEGAAPDGKRGRTESAGPAA, from the coding sequence GTGACCGCCCCGACCACGGAATCGCAAGCACCCACCGCCCCGGGCGGACACCCGCAGCGCTGGCTGATCCTGGGCGTCATCTGTCTCGCCCAGCTGACCGTGCTGCTCGACAACACCGTCCTCGGCGTCGCGATCCCCTCCCTCACCAGGGAGCTCGACGCCTCCACCGCCGACATCCAGTGGATGATCAACGCCTACTCCCTGGTCCAGTCGGGCCTGCTGCTCACCGCGGGCAACGCCGCGGACCGCTACGGCCGCAGGCTGATGCTGGTCTCCGGGCTGGTGGTCTTCGGTGTCGGCTCGCTGGCGGCCGGGCTCGCCCAGACCTCGGGTCAGCTGATCGCCGCCCGGGCGGGCATGGGCATCGGCGGCGCCCTGCTGATGACCACCACCCTCGCCGTCGTGGTGCAGATCTTCGACGACGGCGAGCGGGTGAGGGCCATCGCCCTCTGGTCCACGGTCAGTTCGCTCGGCTTCGCCGCGGGGCCGCTGATCGGCGGGGTGATGCTCGACCACTTCTGGTGGGGTGCGATCTTCCTCGTCAACATCCCGGTCGCGGTGATCGGCCTGGTCGCGGTGGTCGCCCTCGTCCCGGAGTCCAGGCACAAGGCCGGCGCCCGGCCCGACCTGCTCGGTGCGCTCCTGTCGACGGTCGGTATGACGGCGCTCGTCTACGCCGTCATCACCGGCCCCGAACACGGCTGGACCTCCGCGCAGGTGGTGGTCCCGTCCCTGGCCGGGGCGGTCGTCCTCGGTGCGTTCGCCCTCTGGGAGCTGCACACCGAACACCCCATGCTCGACATGCACTTCTTCCGGAACCGGAGGTTCGTGGGTGCGGTCGCCGGTGCGGTCCTCGTCGCGTTCGGCATGACCGGCTCGCTGTTCCTGCTCACCCAGCACCTGCAGTTCGTGCTCGGCCACGGGCCCCTGGAGGCCGGACTGCGGACGGCCCCGCTCGCCCTGACCGTCGTCGTGCTGAACCTCACCGGTCTCGGCGCGCGGCTGCTGTCCAGGATCGGCACACCCGCCACCATCGCCCTCGGCATGGGGCTGGTGGCGGCCGGGCTCGCGGCGATCGCCGTGCTCGGAGGCCGGCACGGGTACGGCGGGACGCTCCTCGGCCTGGTCGTGATGGGCGCCGGGGTGGCGCTGTCCATGCCCGCCATGGCCAACGCGGTGATGAGCGCGATCCCGGCGGAGAAGGCGGGCGTGGGCGCGGGCATCAACGGCACCCTGGCGGAGTTCGGCAACGGACTCGGCGTCGCCGTCCTCGGTGCCGTCCTCAACTCCCGTTTCGCCTCCCTTGTCGCCGTCCCGGCGGCCTCCCTCCCGGCGGCGCTGGCCGCCGCCGAGGGCCCCGCCGACCGGGCGCGCATCGAGGACGCCTTCGCCTCGAGCCTGCAGACCGGTCAGCTCGTCGGAGCGGTGGCGGTGCTGGCGGGCGGCCTGGTCGCCGCGCTGCTGCTGCGCCGGGCCGAGGGGGCGGCCCCGGACGGGAAGCGAGGGAGGACCGAGTCCGCCGGGCCCGCGGCATAG
- a CDS encoding TetR/AcrR family transcriptional regulator — protein sequence MVSSADRAKRPARTSVWLESKAPPRGRRAEQPTGLDRDRITAVTVRMLDAEGLAGFSMRRLAAEMGVTAMSVYWYVDTKDDLLELALDAVFGEFPVPDRAEEGADWRDRLRELAVGYRRLLVAHPWVPSLIGRYLNIGPNALAFASTVQRVIRSTGLPLSRQSAGTSAVFQFVYGVGTIEGNFRKRCADAGMTLDDYYAEAMGATRQVPELTELFEEAEKVMAARGGDTVEDMLERDFDYALELVVAGIETMVERTRDTGEAGPR from the coding sequence ATGGTGTCGTCAGCCGACCGCGCGAAGCGACCGGCGCGGACGAGTGTGTGGCTGGAGTCCAAGGCGCCGCCGAGGGGACGCAGGGCCGAACAGCCCACCGGGCTCGACCGGGACAGGATCACCGCGGTGACGGTGCGGATGCTCGACGCCGAGGGGCTGGCCGGGTTCTCGATGCGCCGGCTGGCCGCGGAGATGGGCGTCACCGCGATGTCCGTGTACTGGTACGTCGACACGAAGGACGATCTGCTGGAGCTCGCCCTCGACGCGGTCTTCGGCGAGTTCCCGGTGCCGGACCGGGCGGAGGAGGGGGCGGACTGGCGCGACCGGTTGCGCGAACTCGCCGTCGGCTACCGGAGGCTGCTGGTCGCCCACCCCTGGGTGCCCTCGCTGATCGGCAGGTACCTCAACATCGGCCCGAACGCGCTGGCCTTCGCGAGCACCGTGCAGAGGGTCATCCGCAGCACCGGTCTGCCGCTGAGCCGGCAGTCGGCCGGCACGTCCGCCGTCTTCCAGTTCGTCTACGGCGTGGGGACGATCGAGGGCAACTTCAGGAAGCGCTGCGCCGACGCCGGGATGACCCTCGACGACTACTACGCCGAAGCGATGGGTGCGACCCGGCAGGTGCCGGAGCTCACCGAGTTGTTCGAGGAAGCCGAGAAGGTGATGGCGGCCCGCGGCGGGGACACGGTGGAGGACATGCTGGAGCGGGACTTCGACTACGCCCTGGAGCTGGTCGTCGCGGGCATCGAGACGATGGTGGAGCGCACCCGGGACACCGGCGAGGCCGGGCCCCGTTGA
- a CDS encoding tRNA adenosine deaminase-associated protein gives MYFAALLARTEDGWVASDTELDDVETLSDLTDLARDASVNEDTVLAFIEQEDTWFGIVRVDGEDDPRVFVSDAASAARSSYGAMLTDELLGKDEEDDELDSLDLDGTEDGEPVTEEDTSDDSDAVPVGPLGDFDLLADLGMSAKELCSLSPDALTEIADTLGASEMLEAVR, from the coding sequence GTGTACTTCGCCGCACTGCTCGCGCGCACCGAAGACGGGTGGGTAGCGAGCGACACAGAGCTCGACGATGTGGAGACCCTGTCGGATCTGACCGACTTGGCCCGCGACGCCTCGGTGAACGAGGACACGGTGCTCGCCTTCATCGAGCAGGAAGACACATGGTTCGGCATCGTCCGGGTGGACGGCGAGGACGATCCTCGTGTCTTCGTCTCGGACGCCGCCTCGGCAGCACGCTCCTCCTACGGGGCGATGCTCACGGACGAGCTGCTCGGCAAGGACGAGGAGGATGACGAGCTGGACTCGCTCGACCTCGACGGTACGGAGGACGGCGAGCCGGTGACCGAGGAGGACACGTCCGACGACTCCGACGCGGTCCCGGTCGGGCCGCTCGGCGACTTCGACCTGCTCGCCGACCTCGGGATGTCCGCGAAGGAGCTCTGCTCGCTCAGCCCGGACGCGCTGACCGAGATCGCCGACACGCTCGGGGCCTCCGAGATGCTGGAGGCCGTCCGCTAG
- the tadA gene encoding tRNA adenosine(34) deaminase TadA — MRLALDEAARAPLTGDVPVGAVVLAEDGTVLATGHNERELTGDPTGHAEVLALRRAAAVRGSWRLTGCTLVVTLEPCTMCAGALVLSRVDRVVYGARDDKAGAAGSLWDVVRDRRLNHRPEVIHGVLEAECAQQLTAFFRGSRTGAPEPPGERPANGLPDR, encoded by the coding sequence ATGCGGCTCGCGCTGGACGAGGCCGCACGTGCGCCGCTGACCGGGGACGTCCCGGTCGGCGCCGTCGTGCTGGCCGAGGACGGCACGGTCCTGGCCACCGGCCACAACGAGCGCGAGCTGACCGGCGACCCCACCGGGCACGCCGAGGTCCTCGCGCTCCGGCGCGCGGCCGCGGTGCGCGGGAGCTGGCGACTGACCGGCTGCACCCTCGTCGTCACGCTGGAGCCGTGCACGATGTGCGCGGGCGCGCTGGTGCTCTCCCGGGTGGACCGGGTCGTCTACGGCGCCCGCGACGACAAGGCGGGCGCGGCGGGCTCCCTGTGGGACGTCGTACGGGACCGGCGGCTCAACCACCGCCCGGAGGTGATCCACGGGGTGCTGGAGGCCGAGTGCGCCCAGCAGCTCACGGCGTTCTTCCGGGGCTCCCGCACAGGTGCCCCGGAGCCCCCCGGGGAACGGCCGGCGAACGGTCTTCCGGACCGCTGA
- a CDS encoding RNA polymerase sigma factor SigF, whose amino-acid sequence MSAEQGSSKVLTLTQSTPSPDALPAPEPVSAPMSVDASMDLPAEAPGALDTRTLSRSLFLRLAALDVDSPERTYVRDTLIELNLPLVRYAAARFRSRNEPMEDIVQVGTIGLIKAIDRFDCERGVEFPTFAMPTVVGEIKRFFRDTSWSVRVPRRLQELRLALTKASDELAQKLDRSPTVPELAAVLGVSEEDVVDGLAVGNAYTASSLDSPSPEDDGGEGSLADRLGYEDGALEGVEYRESLKPLLAKLPPRERQIIMLRFFANMTQSQIGEEVGISQMHVSRLLTRTLAQLREGLIAD is encoded by the coding sequence ATGTCCGCAGAACAGGGCAGCTCGAAGGTGCTCACGCTCACGCAGAGCACTCCCTCGCCCGACGCGCTCCCGGCGCCCGAACCGGTGTCCGCACCCATGTCCGTGGACGCGTCCATGGATCTGCCGGCCGAGGCCCCCGGGGCCCTCGACACCCGCACACTCTCGCGCTCGCTCTTCCTGCGGCTGGCCGCCCTCGACGTGGACAGCCCCGAACGCACGTACGTACGCGACACCCTGATCGAGCTGAACCTGCCGCTGGTGCGCTACGCGGCGGCCCGCTTCCGCAGCCGCAACGAGCCGATGGAGGACATCGTCCAGGTCGGCACGATCGGCCTCATCAAGGCGATCGACCGCTTCGACTGCGAACGGGGCGTGGAGTTCCCGACGTTCGCGATGCCGACCGTGGTCGGGGAGATCAAGCGCTTCTTCCGGGACACGAGTTGGTCGGTCCGCGTCCCGCGCCGGCTCCAGGAGCTGCGGCTCGCGCTGACGAAGGCGAGCGACGAGCTGGCCCAGAAGCTGGACCGCTCGCCGACGGTGCCCGAACTCGCCGCGGTGCTGGGCGTGTCGGAGGAGGACGTGGTCGACGGCCTCGCCGTGGGCAACGCGTACACGGCGTCCTCGCTGGACTCACCGTCGCCCGAGGACGACGGCGGCGAGGGCTCCCTGGCGGACCGCCTCGGCTACGAGGACGGCGCGCTGGAGGGCGTCGAGTACCGCGAGTCGCTGAAGCCGCTGCTGGCCAAACTCCCCCCGCGCGAGCGGCAGATCATCATGCTCCGCTTCTTCGCCAACATGACGCAGTCGCAGATCGGCGAGGAGGTCGGCATCTCCCAGATGCACGTCTCCCGGCTGCTCACGCGGACGCTGGCGCAGCTGCGCGAGGGTCTGATCGCCGACTGA
- a CDS encoding PPOX class F420-dependent oxidoreductase yields MAANIASNTPVDLDRLLEFVRPRHRAVLLTRRSDGSPQGSPVTCGVDDAGRIVVSTYPERAKTRNAKRDDRVTVIVLSDDWNGPWVQVDGTAEVIDAPASVEPLVEYFRNISGEHPDWDEYREAMVEQGKSLIRVTPDRWGPVATGGFPARSAPEA; encoded by the coding sequence ATGGCAGCGAACATCGCGAGCAACACCCCCGTGGACCTGGACCGGTTGCTGGAGTTCGTGCGGCCCCGCCACCGCGCGGTCCTGCTGACCCGCCGCTCCGACGGCTCCCCGCAGGGCTCCCCCGTGACGTGCGGCGTCGACGACGCGGGCCGGATCGTCGTCTCGACGTACCCCGAGCGAGCGAAGACGCGCAACGCCAAGCGCGACGACCGGGTCACGGTCATCGTCCTGAGCGACGACTGGAACGGCCCGTGGGTGCAGGTCGACGGCACGGCGGAGGTCATCGACGCACCCGCGTCGGTGGAGCCGCTGGTGGAGTACTTCCGCAACATCAGCGGTGAGCACCCCGACTGGGACGAGTACCGCGAGGCGATGGTCGAGCAGGGCAAGTCCCTCATCCGCGTCACCCCGGACCGGTGGGGGCCGGTGGCCACGGGCGGCTTCCCGGCACGGTCCGCACCGGAGGCATGA
- a CDS encoding MarR family winged helix-turn-helix transcriptional regulator produces the protein MAERSQYEELGRQISAMGAVKRGIARLLPAECPSGSAAVLALLDRYGEMRMSRLAELLAVDMSVTSRHVAHVAGRGWIERSPDPDDGRSRILRLTPAGEAQLDDLGRRTTDLFAHYLEDWSDDDVGRLNALLARLRESVGDCRTARTPT, from the coding sequence GTGGCAGAACGGAGTCAGTACGAGGAGCTGGGCCGCCAGATCAGCGCCATGGGCGCCGTCAAGAGGGGCATCGCCCGCCTGCTTCCCGCGGAGTGCCCGTCCGGATCCGCTGCCGTGCTGGCCCTCCTCGACCGGTACGGGGAGATGCGGATGAGCCGGCTCGCGGAGCTCCTCGCCGTCGACATGTCCGTCACCAGCCGCCATGTGGCGCACGTCGCCGGGCGCGGCTGGATCGAACGGTCACCCGACCCGGACGACGGGCGCTCGCGCATCCTGCGGCTCACCCCCGCGGGGGAGGCGCAGCTCGACGACCTCGGCCGGCGCACCACCGACCTGTTCGCCCACTACCTCGAGGACTGGTCCGACGACGACGTCGGACGGCTGAACGCGCTGCTGGCCCGCCTCCGCGAATCCGTCGGGGACTGCCGGACCGCCCGCACACCTACGTAA
- a CDS encoding MFS transporter yields the protein MATTTPTGVRGGHARHGGTSASEGGAPMTHRQIMEALSGLLLGMFVAILSSTIVSNALPEIISDLGGGQSAYTWVVTAALLAMTATTPLWGKLADLFSKKLLVQMALIIYVAGSVVAGLAQNTGTLIACRVVQGVGVGGLTALAQVIMAAMISPRERGRYSGYLGATFAVATVGGPLLGGVITDTEWLGWRWCFYVGVPFALIALLVLQKTLKLPVVKREVEVDWAGAFFISAAVSLLLVWVTFAGDKYAWQSWQTYAMTGGAAALGVIFLIVESRASEPIIPLRLFRNRTITLASLASLFVGVAMFAGTVFFGQYFQLARGESPTMSGVMTIPMIAGLFVSSTVSGLIITKTGKWKAWLVAGGVLVTGGLGLLGMIRYDTEYWRIAVFMAVMGLGLGMMMQNLVLCTQNQVAPRDLGAASSVVTFFRSLGGAVGVSALGAVLGNRVTRYVEDGLAELGPRGAAPGHGGTGGGGIPDLAALPAPVRTVVESAYGHGVADVFLYSAPFALLAFLVTLFIRGVALKGASATAPDAASEHTAVTAVTADTVSVEASAAVAGGTAVHGVVRGSEGAPVGRAAVTLISPAGRQLGRAVAQGDGAYALDAPGSGSYVLIASADGFQPQAATVVVGDEPLAHDILLAGTSGLTGAVVAAEGGAAVEGAMVVVTDVRGGVLATGTSGPDGGFAFAELVPGGVTVAVNAPGFRPLALPVEIGGQGVTRLEVALHAGAVVRGTVRAGDGGSPLTDARVTLVDAAGNVVATATTGDDGAYAFADLDPGEYTVIATGYPPVASTLTVTGGGVDGHDLALAHAGE from the coding sequence ATGGCTACGACCACACCGACCGGTGTGCGGGGCGGCCACGCCAGGCACGGGGGGACCTCCGCCTCCGAGGGCGGCGCGCCGATGACGCACCGGCAGATCATGGAGGCGCTGTCCGGGCTGCTGCTCGGCATGTTCGTCGCCATCCTGTCCTCGACCATCGTCTCCAACGCCCTGCCCGAGATCATCTCCGACCTGGGCGGCGGCCAGTCCGCCTACACGTGGGTGGTCACGGCGGCCCTGCTGGCGATGACCGCGACCACCCCGCTCTGGGGCAAGCTCGCCGACCTCTTCAGCAAGAAGCTGCTGGTCCAGATGGCCTTGATCATCTACGTGGCGGGTTCGGTGGTCGCCGGGCTCGCGCAGAACACGGGCACACTCATCGCCTGCCGCGTGGTGCAGGGCGTCGGTGTCGGCGGCCTCACCGCCCTGGCACAGGTCATCATGGCCGCGATGATCTCCCCGCGGGAGCGCGGCCGCTACAGCGGCTACCTCGGCGCGACGTTCGCCGTCGCCACGGTCGGCGGCCCGCTGCTCGGTGGCGTCATCACCGACACCGAGTGGCTCGGCTGGCGCTGGTGCTTCTACGTCGGCGTGCCGTTCGCGCTCATCGCGCTGCTCGTGCTGCAGAAGACCCTGAAGCTCCCCGTGGTGAAGCGGGAGGTCGAGGTCGACTGGGCGGGCGCCTTCTTCATCAGCGCCGCGGTCTCGCTGCTGCTGGTCTGGGTCACCTTCGCGGGTGACAAGTACGCGTGGCAGTCCTGGCAGACGTACGCCATGACCGGCGGTGCCGCGGCCCTGGGCGTGATCTTCCTGATCGTCGAGTCCCGGGCGAGCGAGCCGATCATCCCGCTGCGGCTGTTCCGCAACCGGACCATCACGCTGGCCTCCCTGGCGTCGCTCTTCGTCGGTGTCGCGATGTTCGCCGGCACGGTCTTCTTCGGCCAGTACTTCCAGCTGGCCCGGGGCGAGTCGCCGACGATGTCCGGCGTCATGACCATCCCGATGATCGCCGGTCTGTTCGTCTCCTCGACCGTCAGCGGACTGATCATCACCAAGACCGGCAAGTGGAAGGCGTGGCTGGTCGCCGGCGGTGTCCTGGTGACGGGCGGCCTCGGACTGCTGGGCATGATCCGCTACGACACGGAGTACTGGCGCATCGCCGTCTTCATGGCCGTCATGGGCCTCGGGCTCGGCATGATGATGCAGAACCTGGTGCTGTGCACCCAGAACCAGGTGGCCCCGCGGGACCTGGGCGCGGCGTCGTCGGTCGTCACGTTCTTCCGGTCGCTGGGCGGTGCCGTCGGTGTCTCCGCGCTCGGCGCCGTGCTCGGCAACCGCGTCACCCGCTACGTCGAGGACGGCCTCGCCGAGCTGGGTCCGCGCGGGGCGGCACCGGGTCACGGCGGCACCGGAGGCGGGGGCATCCCCGACCTGGCAGCGCTGCCCGCCCCGGTCCGCACCGTGGTCGAGAGCGCCTACGGGCACGGTGTCGCGGATGTGTTCCTGTACTCGGCCCCGTTCGCGCTGCTGGCGTTCCTGGTGACCCTGTTCATCAGGGGAGTGGCGCTGAAGGGCGCCTCGGCCACCGCTCCGGACGCGGCGTCCGAGCACACCGCGGTCACCGCGGTCACCGCGGACACCGTCTCCGTCGAGGCGTCCGCGGCCGTCGCCGGAGGGACCGCCGTGCACGGTGTGGTGCGCGGCTCCGAGGGCGCGCCCGTCGGACGGGCCGCCGTCACACTGATCTCGCCGGCCGGGCGTCAGCTGGGCCGCGCGGTGGCGCAGGGGGACGGCGCGTACGCCCTGGACGCGCCGGGCTCCGGCTCGTACGTCCTGATCGCCTCGGCCGACGGTTTCCAGCCGCAGGCCGCCACGGTGGTCGTCGGGGACGAGCCCCTGGCCCACGACATCCTCCTCGCCGGGACCAGCGGGCTGACCGGCGCCGTCGTCGCGGCCGAGGGCGGTGCGGCGGTCGAGGGCGCGATGGTGGTCGTCACCGACGTGCGCGGCGGCGTGCTGGCCACCGGCACGTCGGGCCCGGACGGGGGCTTCGCCTTCGCCGAGCTGGTGCCGGGCGGGGTGACCGTCGCCGTCAACGCCCCCGGCTTCCGGCCGCTGGCCCTGCCCGTGGAGATCGGCGGCCAGGGTGTGACCCGGCTCGAGGTGGCGCTGCACGCGGGCGCCGTGGTCCGCGGCACCGTCCGGGCCGGGGACGGCGGGAGCCCGCTGACCGACGCCCGGGTGACGCTCGTCGACGCGGCGGGGAACGTGGTCGCGACCGCGACCACCGGCGACGACGGCGCGTACGCCTTCGCCGACCTCGACCCGGGCGAGTACACCGTCATCGCGACCGGCTACCCGCCGGTGGCGAGCACGCTCACCGTGACCGGCGGCGGCGTGGACGGCCACGACCTCGCACTCGCCCACGCGGGCGAGTGA
- a CDS encoding RNA polymerase sigma factor SigF, with protein MPASTAPQVPPQNESEGRTKQSRGADTRALTQVLFAQLKDLEPGTPEHTRVRAALIEANLPLVRYAAARFRSRNEPMEDVVQVGTIGLINAIDRFDPERGVQFPTFAMPTVVGEIKRYFRDNVRTVHVPRRLHELWVQVNGATEDLTTTHGRSPTTAEIAERLKISEDEVLACIEAGRSYHATSLEAAQEGDGLPGLLDRLGYEDPALAGVEHRDLVRHLLVQLPEREQRILLLRYYSNLTQSQISAELGVSQMHVSRLLARSFARLRSANRIEA; from the coding sequence GTGCCGGCCAGTACTGCGCCTCAAGTGCCGCCCCAGAACGAGAGCGAGGGCCGGACCAAGCAGAGCCGGGGCGCGGACACCAGGGCGCTGACCCAGGTGCTCTTCGCCCAGCTGAAGGACCTGGAGCCCGGCACGCCCGAGCACACCCGCGTCCGGGCCGCACTGATCGAGGCGAACCTGCCCCTGGTCCGGTACGCGGCGGCGCGTTTCCGCAGCCGCAACGAACCGATGGAGGACGTGGTCCAGGTCGGCACGATCGGCCTGATCAACGCGATCGACAGGTTCGACCCCGAGCGGGGCGTGCAGTTCCCGACGTTCGCGATGCCGACCGTCGTCGGCGAGATCAAGCGGTACTTCCGCGACAACGTGCGGACCGTGCACGTGCCGCGCCGGCTGCACGAGCTGTGGGTGCAGGTCAACGGCGCGACGGAGGACCTGACCACGACGCACGGGCGGTCCCCGACGACGGCCGAGATCGCGGAGCGGCTGAAGATCTCCGAGGACGAGGTCCTCGCCTGCATCGAGGCGGGCCGGTCGTACCACGCGACGTCGCTGGAGGCGGCCCAGGAGGGGGACGGACTGCCCGGACTGCTGGACCGCCTCGGTTACGAGGATCCCGCGCTCGCCGGGGTCGAACACCGCGACCTCGTACGCCATCTCCTCGTACAACTGCCCGAGCGCGAGCAGCGGATCCTCCTGCTGCGCTACTACAGCAATCTGACGCAGTCCCAGATCAGCGCGGAGCTGGGGGTCTCCCAGATGCATGTGTCAAGGCTCCTCGCCCGTAGCTTCGCGCGATTGAGATCCGCAAACAGGATCGAGGCGTAA
- a CDS encoding ArnT family glycosyltransferase — MTTAPHDLHTSAGSPEPGPPGPPSRPGGAARLWRGRAEDPVWARPALIALLALTGALYLYDLSASGWANSFYSAAVQAGGESWKAFLFGSSDAASSITVDKPPAALWPMALSVRLFGLGSWQILVPEVLMGVAAVAVVHAAVRRRFSAAAGLIAGAVLALTPVAALMFRFNNPDALLALLMTVAVYCVLRALEAARTGWLVWAGVAVGFAFLTKTLQAFLVLPPLALVYAVCAPAPVRRRFGQLALAGLALIVSGGWWVAIVELWPASSRPYIGGSRNNSFLELTFGYNGLGRISGNETGSVGGEGGGGRQGGGWGETGIGRMFGESVGGQISWLLPAALVLLVAGLVVTRRSGRTDTARAAFLVWGGALLTTLLVFSFMAGIFHEYYTVALAPYLAALIGMGTTVLWEERAHPAARAALAGAVALTALWAHVLLGRTADFAPWLRPAVPVAGLVAAAGLLCAGRLGRGLALGAAGLGLAASLAGPVAYTLSTLGSAHRGSIVTAGPESPRGGPGGRGDGGPAMTPPGAGAGRGPGQGPGQGGAGRGPGVPPGTGQGAGLSPGTGQGQGHGGRAWGERPGGAGRAGGLLDGPDVGSAVAARLTENASDHTWVAAAIGSQNAAAYQLATGKPVMAIGGFNGSDPSPTLARFQQYVAEGRIHWFIDGGAGGGGRPGGPGGGGSAEIRAWVRANFTQVTVGGTTLYDLTSAH; from the coding sequence ATGACGACCGCACCGCACGATCTCCACACGTCCGCCGGGAGCCCGGAGCCCGGACCGCCGGGACCGCCGTCGCGGCCCGGCGGGGCCGCCCGGCTGTGGCGTGGCCGGGCCGAGGACCCGGTCTGGGCGCGACCCGCCCTGATCGCCCTGCTGGCGCTGACGGGAGCGCTGTACCTGTACGACCTGAGCGCCTCCGGATGGGCCAACTCCTTCTACTCCGCCGCCGTGCAGGCGGGCGGTGAGAGCTGGAAGGCGTTCCTCTTCGGTTCGTCCGACGCCGCGAGCTCGATCACCGTCGACAAACCGCCCGCCGCGCTCTGGCCGATGGCGTTGTCGGTACGGCTGTTCGGGCTCGGGTCCTGGCAGATCCTGGTGCCCGAGGTACTGATGGGCGTGGCGGCGGTGGCCGTCGTGCACGCGGCGGTCCGCAGGCGCTTCAGCGCGGCGGCGGGGCTGATCGCGGGTGCCGTGCTGGCGCTGACTCCGGTCGCCGCGCTGATGTTCCGCTTCAACAACCCGGACGCGCTGCTGGCGCTGCTGATGACGGTGGCCGTGTACTGCGTGCTGCGCGCGCTGGAAGCGGCCCGCACCGGCTGGCTGGTGTGGGCGGGCGTCGCGGTCGGGTTCGCGTTCCTCACCAAAACCCTGCAGGCGTTCCTCGTGCTGCCGCCGCTCGCGCTCGTGTACGCGGTGTGCGCGCCGGCGCCCGTGCGGCGGAGGTTCGGCCAACTCGCCCTCGCGGGACTGGCGCTGATCGTGTCCGGCGGCTGGTGGGTGGCGATCGTCGAGCTGTGGCCGGCGTCCTCGCGCCCGTACATCGGCGGCTCCCGGAACAACAGCTTTCTCGAGCTCACCTTCGGCTACAACGGCCTCGGTCGCATCAGCGGCAACGAGACGGGGAGCGTGGGAGGCGAGGGGGGCGGCGGCCGGCAGGGCGGCGGCTGGGGGGAGACCGGCATCGGGCGGATGTTCGGCGAGAGCGTCGGAGGCCAGATCTCCTGGCTGCTGCCCGCCGCACTGGTCCTGCTCGTCGCGGGCCTCGTCGTGACCCGGCGGAGCGGCCGGACCGACACCGCGCGCGCGGCCTTCCTCGTCTGGGGCGGGGCGCTGCTGACGACGCTCCTGGTCTTCAGCTTCATGGCCGGCATCTTCCACGAGTACTACACCGTGGCGCTCGCCCCGTACCTCGCGGCGCTGATCGGCATGGGCACGACCGTGCTCTGGGAGGAGCGCGCGCACCCCGCGGCCCGTGCGGCGCTCGCCGGAGCGGTGGCGTTGACGGCGCTCTGGGCCCACGTCCTGCTCGGCCGAACCGCGGACTTCGCGCCGTGGCTGCGTCCGGCGGTGCCGGTGGCCGGGCTCGTGGCCGCGGCGGGACTGCTGTGCGCCGGGCGGCTCGGGCGCGGGCTCGCGCTGGGGGCGGCGGGCCTCGGTCTCGCGGCGTCGCTGGCCGGGCCCGTGGCGTACACGCTGTCCACGCTGGGGAGCGCGCACCGGGGTTCGATCGTGACGGCGGGACCGGAGTCCCCGCGCGGCGGGCCAGGAGGCCGGGGCGACGGCGGTCCCGCGATGACCCCGCCGGGCGCGGGGGCCGGCCGGGGTCCGGGGCAGGGTCCGGGACAAGGCGGGGCCGGCCGGGGGCCGGGCGTGCCGCCCGGCACCGGTCAGGGCGCGGGGCTCTCGCCCGGCACGGGTCAGGGCCAGGGCCACGGCGGCCGGGCGTGGGGCGAAAGGCCGGGCGGGGCCGGCCGGGCGGGCGGTCTGCTCGACGGGCCGGACGTCGGTTCCGCCGTCGCGGCCAGGCTGACGGAGAACGCCTCCGACCACACCTGGGTGGCCGCCGCGATCGGCTCCCAGAACGCGGCCGCGTACCAACTGGCCACCGGGAAGCCCGTCATGGCGATCGGCGGGTTCAACGGCAGCGATCCGTCGCCGACGCTCGCCCGGTTCCAGCAGTACGTCGCCGAGGGGCGGATCCACTGGTTCATCGACGGCGGCGCGGGCGGCGGCGGCCGGCCGGGTGGGCCCGGTGGCGGGGGCAGCGCCGAGATCCGGGCGTGGGTCCGGGCGAACTTCACCCAGGTCACCGTGGGGGGCACCACGCTCTACGACCTCACCTCGGCGCATTGA